Within Plasmodium vinckei vinckei genome assembly, chromosome: PVVCY_12, the genomic segment attaatatatatgcatggaaataatgataaatgaGTTTTtgacaaatataaaataaaaataaattatatatgtgaatatgtattaaattaaaaatatataaaataaaacaaacacaaatataagttataagacataatatacattaagaatgaaaaattatgtattttaaaatgtgcatataaaatataaaattatatgcatacaaataataaatactaTGGTTATAGTAAATGGATCAATCTTATTTCagttattaattattttcgtAATATTCTTTCACAAACTATATactacaaataataatagtaacgaaataattcatataaatatatatatgttaacGTTTTATTcaattgtataaaaaaaatgtattactacttttattttaataaatacataataaaaccctaaacctcaactttacaaaaaatataagacattaattaaatttatcattCTATAGTGTCTCGCTTTCATTtatagacaaaaaaaattaacaaaaaaaataacaaaaaaaatcaacaaaaaaaatcaacaaaaaaatcaacaaaaaaaatcaacaaaaaaatcaacaaaaaaatcacaaaaaaatcaaaaaaaattaattaataaatggtgCAGGGCCTATTGCATaagtttgtatatatttaataatggaATTTTCCCCCATAAACggaatttataaattttttagtcTGTTTTTTTCGACtatatgattttataattatttgcatCTTCTTTCTTCTATCACTTAAGTTTATAACTGTTCATGTCGTTTTATTTACACCAAACAAATTTGTagattttttcattttttttctttttaatttctttcTCCGTTCAAATACCAAAAACtaacataaaattataaaaaatgaataatattttacagtgaggaaatattttaaaaatagtacacatcataattttcttttatttaccTTGTACATAATAGCTAAAGTAATggatattataataactaTAATTGGAAttccaatttttttgaattctttgaatataaatatatcaccTATTCCTATTGTTCCATTTCCTTTTATTCCAGATTCAAGATCTGTTGGTATAATCACTGGATCTTCCCTCGGGTTTTCAGATCCTTGATCGCTTTTATCAGAATTTTGGTTTCCAGATGGTTCCTGAGACAATTCTGTTGTTTTCATTTCTTCTGTAGAACTTGGTAATTGTGGGCTTTGTGAATTTTGTGGTGTATCTGATAAAGTTTGATGTAAATCTTTTTGGGGTGGTGATTTCTCATCCTCTTCACCGCCTGATCCAGATTGATTATCATCTGAATCAGGAAGGGGATCTACTTGATTAGAATCGGTACTTATATTATCACTAATgccattaaaaaaatcactaaatttttcgaaaaaaatgtttacaTTAGACACAGATGTATTATACAAATTCTTAATAGTATCCTTGGCGTTTGTAAGTTgctcttttttttccttataaaattttaaaccATTATTTAATTGGTCTATGCCTTTTAATGAGATACTAAAAAGTAATGATTCAGTATTAAAAGGGTCCCCTAGCGTACTTTGAGTTGCTTCTTCTACTGGAGCACTATCTGATCCACCTTGTTCACTAACTGATCCTCCATTATCATCGTGCCCACCATCTGTATTTAATGCCCCCTTATCTGTATCTTCTGTCCCACCATTTAAATCATCTGATCCACCTTCTAAGCTTTCTTTTCCAATATCTGTACCAACCGATTCACCATTTCCTCCATCACCTATACTTACTTGACTGCATTTCTCGCCACTTGGAGTTTCGGGTTCTTTGCCTCcaccatttatttttcctttttcaaCGTCGGAACACGTCTCACTTTTAGAGTTTCCTAGACCTATGTCTGAATCATTTGATTCACtttgataaattttttcTGATTTATAAGAGTCTTGTAGTGAAGGTGAGGGTGATTCTAGTTTTGCAGATGGTTCTTCAGGTGATGTTTTGTCGTGACTATCTTTTAGTTGGTTTAAAGGTTGTAGCGGTGGTACTTCTTTCGAAGAATGTGATAATCCTGGTGAGTCCGCTTTGTTTGATGTTgtagtttttttattgagggaattacatatttttttagtgattttatatgatataaaacCTCTCACCACCGCCATCTCTTCTCCATTTGGTTTTGTAAGTTTTTTAAGATCAGTTTCTAAATTATTGTTTGAACCATTTTCCTGAATAGCAGAAACTCTAAAATCATCATATATaccttttaatttattcaatAAATTAAGATATGATTTGCATTCAgaaatgtttatataaaggTTTCTATATTGATCAAGGCAATTGTCAGAATGTTTAGAAAGTTTCTTACTTTCGGCACCTTTTGTTTCATAATATGCAATTGTTTTACATATTCTATtaagtaataaataaaattcgGCCATATACCTAAGATTAGCTTCTTTCAAACCCTTTATCATATCCAAAAGATCCCAATACCTCAATTTTACTTTATGATCCTTTAAATGTTTCTCATAAGCCTGATTTAAAGTAATAGTATCCATATAGGGGGGTTTAACCTTTTTCTCTTTGCTTTCGTTGCGTATCTTAAGTAATTTATCACTTAGCCACatcaataaatattcatcatAGTCATTATACTcatccttttttattaatccTTTGAATagcataattatatatgcggCCAAAGCATTAATAccattttcttttgttttacAATCATCATTATGGCAATATGTTTTGATgcttttgtttttgttaattttatttatatcgaCCTTATTAccatcaaaatatttatcagCATTAATAAGAAATTCACActaagaaatatttataaaaatgtgcattaattcaaaatgtattcaaataaatttaatattatttaaatataaattaaacataataaaattaaggatagatatgttttattttgaaatagAGTTATTTACCATTTTTTTGGAGTCCATTgtaatgaattttttttaatctttATATTGGCAtcatattgtttttatataaatatatacactgGAACAAAATAGGTTAAACAATGGatcgatttttttatataaaaatgtcgAACTTAAACGAATTATTAGTATTATCttcaataataatattaattttaaattagcatacaacaatataataaaataaaacatatattcaCTTCTATTACAATTTAGATAATTATACTTATTTTGTGATTTTTTCGAagcatttttatcatattcgGAATAGCTtcattgtattattttgtgtaaattttcaataagtttaaataaaacacatTTTCTAATTATTATACGCTTGTATGTAGAGAATTAtgcattttctatatttatagaaaagATGTTAtagattttatattattataaatatataaaaaatataaaatgtgttACTCTATAATTGTTAAAAATGTGTTTTTATCTCATTATTTGAATCCAATATGttgatataaattattattcacCGTGAAAtattacacatttttatataatttctaATAAGTGTAATACACATTTTgtgtttaaatttatattattcctttttatatatgaattaaatataataatgaatagtTTTTAGTGCACatcttattttatttttaaaattaaaaaaacataatatacaaatatattgacCGAGGTATTACAATTAAAATGAATCATGAATATAAATCCGTTTTAGGATTATAgttagtatatataatgtgtGTATTATTCTTTTCATCCCTATAATTCATTTAGCATGTAAATGATTAagaaacatattttaaacaataaagaaaataaatataatttaaatgtgttattttttattttaaaattgtatcATACTTTGATTGgaataatgaattatttgGGGATGCTATATAACACGGATTATCATTTTAAGTACACATCTACACTTATAAcctaaacatatattatgtattgtatattttataataaaaatttatttatatattaaaatatttacatttctAATGGAAACTTCAGaattattcataaaattaatgTTATATTTCTTGGTTGTGTTGATTCTAATATTAgcacattaaaaaaatactaactaaacattataatatttatctgacgttatgcataaaattttaattttattatacctttaagaatatatataatgaatttaCACCCATTTATTGTATCgaataaacataatatatttttcttatttagTAACATACTAATACATTATTGTTATTGGTATGCTACAATGAGATAATTAATGACTCAGGAGGACTACTTTAAACCAATTACTAATTTCCCTTGTttcattgttttaaaatataacattttagaacgtatatattatttcataataacactatattttaattacatATTTGAGACTTTGCATATTAGTtcaaagaaaatatattactatGTGTCTTTTCGATAAAAcgaatatttaattatgtgAAGCTTTCACAATAAAACAACATCTCactattaattattatagagtactttatatattatatgtattggCATATAATAACGATATtctatgtattatatatttataattattagaaaaattattggAACATAATAtgatatgaataaatacaaacatataatgaaaacatAAACAAAGCATTGTGGTTATTTACAGTTAAAtggtttttaatttattatattttatttaccacttttgtaaaaatgtttttttttcacaaatTGGCATGtaatcattttatttatataatatatctatGAATATACAACATCGTGCTTATTATTTCTGTTAAATAgtacaaaatattaatattgatAAATGTAAtcctaaaaaataatcaaattaCAATAGTAAatcacaaaaataatacatatcGAACCAATATATTGAAAGACATGccaatttattattatttgaaacCCAAAAATGAAGTACGCTTAATAAGTAACGCTTTATTTTGTCGTATTAATTTAGCAGGGGGAAAGACACCTTTTATATTGAAACAATACAATATTTTgacttttataaataataattaaagacaaagaaatattataactCGGTTATAATAGAGAATTTCATcatatagaaaatttattttatgttttattataaaataagaaaCAAACTCTTGATCtgtatcatatatatataatacttgtttatattaatagacaaatttactatttagaattctttaattttatacattttttaattcgattttaaatataagttaattaaatttataattctaTGGAATTGCGctttcttttataaacaaaaaaaattaataaaaaaaataaattaataaatggtaCAGGATCATCCTGCATAAtcttgtatatatttaataatgaagGTTTTTTCCTATGAACGGAATTTATAGATTTTTTAGTCTGTTTTTTTCGACTAGatgattttataattatttgtatttgtttttttcctcCAATTGAATTTATAACCTTTTTcatgtttgtttttttcttcaattCCTTTCTCCGCCCAAATGACAAATACTAacataaattatgaaaaatatatagtgttttatgaagaaatattttaaaaatagtacacatcataattttcttttatttaccTTGTACAGAATTGTTAAAGTAATGGGTATTAGAATAACTATAATTGaaattacaatttttttgtatttttttaatacatatcCATCATCTATTCCTGTTATTCCATTTCCTTTTAATTCGGTTCCTGGATTTTCTTGTTTAGTCACTGGATTGGATACTGGCTTTTGAGCTTCTTGTTGATCGGTTTTATcagaatttttatttccagaTGGATCCTGAGACGATTCAACTGGGTTAGTTTGCTCCTTAGGATTTTGTGAAGTTTGTGGAGCTTTTGGAGTTTGAGGTGAATCTTTTTTTGGGGGTGATGGATCATTAGGTGTGGGATTTTGTTCACTACCTGGTCCAGATTCTGAATCTCTTGATCCATCTTGACTTTTTTGATCATCTTGCCCACCTTGTTCACCACCTCCATTTAATGGATTATTATCTGTACTTCCTTTATCACCGTCTGATCCTTCTTGGCTTCCTTTATCATCACCTGTATCTCCTCCTTGATGGATTGAAGCTCCTTGATTACCTGTACCATGATCTGATCCACCACTTGTACCTTGTTGACTGGTATTTGCACCTCCTTGGTTATCATTAGATATTTGACCACCTTGTACACTCTTTGTATCTTTTGTTCCACCATCTGAACTTCCTTGATCAATTTGTTCACCACCTGATACATCACCTGTTCCACCTTTTAAATCACCTTTTCCCTTACTGGGATCTCCTGTTTCACTAACTTTATCAGCGGATCCACTTTCTGCTCCACTTTTTTCAGTATCTGCGCCACCTGGTTCACTATTTCCTCTATCATCTCCATTTACTTGACTACCTTTCCCACCACTTGGATCGCCGGGTTCTTTGGCTCCGCCattctttttttcgttttcaCTATTTGGATTTCTTTCATCACCACTTGTACCCTCTGTTCCACTGCCTGAATCTCCTACTTTACTATCTTGCCCCCCACCTGATGCACTACCTGGATCTCCTGTTCCATCATCTGTACCTTTTGATATATCGcttccatttttttgcCCGCTTTGTTTAGTGCTCTCCATATTCCCTTTATTTTCAGAGCCCGATGCTTGACTTGATGCTTGGGGTCCTGGTGATTTCGCTTTTTTTGATGagtctattttttttttttttttggggAATTTACATTTTGGACGATTGAAGTCATATGATTTAAAACCACGCACCGCTTCCAACTCGTCTCCATCTTCTGGTGTAAGTTTTTTAAGATTAGTtgctaatttattttttgaatcaGTATTCTTAATAGCACGACTTCTAAAATCATCATATATtccttttaatttattcaatAAATCAAGATATGATTGGCATTCAGAAATGTTATTATAAAGGATTCTATATTGACGACGGCAACCGATAGAATTTTTAGAAAGATTCTTACTTTCGGCACCGTTATCTTTATAATCTACAATtgtattacatatattattaagtaatttataaaattcgCTCATATACTTAAGATTCGCTTCTTTCAAACCCTGCtgtatatttaaaagacCCCAAAAATCCCAtctttgtttatatttctcTAAATACTCTTCATAAGCCTGATTTAAAGTAATACGATAGACAAAGGCtattcttttatttgtGCCTTGGCTTTCGTGGTACAtcttaaataatttatcacTTAGCCACATCAACAAATATTCATCATAATCATTATGCTCAAGTTGTTTTATTGATTCTttgaatttattaattatatatgcggCCAAAGCATTAATGCCAGCTTCATTTGTTGTACAACTATCATTACGACAATAACTTTTGATGGTTTTGTGTTCGTTAATTTTCGTCGTATCGACATCTTTACCATTAAAATAACTATCAGCTTCATGAAATAACTTACActaagaaatatttataaaaatatacattaattcaaaatttatcaaataaaatttaatattatttgaatataatttaaacataaaaaaattaaggatagatatgttttattttaaaataaagttaTTTACCAATTTTTGGTGGCCACTGTAATGGAATTGTCTTTTTAAATCGAACATTGACTTCATATtgtttttacataaaactTATATACTACACCAAAAAGTTTATGCAATTATTTG encodes:
- a CDS encoding CIR protein PIR protein; translation: MDSKKMCEFLINADKYFDGNKVDINKINKNKSIKTYCHNDDCKTKENGINALAAYIIMLFKGLIKKDEYNDYDEYLLMWLSDKLLKIRNESKEKKVKPPYMDTITLNQAYEKHLKDHKVKLRYWDLLDMIKGLKEANLRYMAEFYLLLNRICKTIAYYETKGAESKKLSKHSDNCLDQYRNLYINISECKSYLNLLNKLKGIYDDFRVSAIQENGSNNNLETDLKKLTKPNGEEMAVVRGFISYKITKKICNSLNKKTTTSNKADSPGLSHSSKEVPPLQPLNQLKDSHDKTSPEEPSAKLESPSPSLQDSYKSEKIYQSESNDSDIGLGNSKSETCSDVEKGKINGGGKEPETPSGEKCSQVSIGDGGNGESVGTDIGKESLEGGSDDLNGGTEDTDKGALNTDGGHDDNGGSVSEQGGSDSAPVEEATQSTLGDPFNTESLLFSISLKGIDQLNNGLKFYKEKKEQLTNAKDTIKNLYNTSVSNVNIFFEKFSDFFNGISDNISTDSNQVDPLPDSDDNQSGSGGEEDEKSPPQKDLHQTLSDTPQNSQSPQLPSSTEEMKTTELSQEPSGNQNSDKSDQGSENPREDPVIIPTDLESGIKGNGTIGIGDIFIFKEFKKIGIPIIVIIISITLAIMYKFLVFERRKKLKRKKMKKSTNLFGVNKTT
- a CDS encoding PIR protein CIR protein → MKSMFDLKRQFHYSGHQKLCKLFHEADSYFNGKDVDTTKINEHKTIKSYCRNDSCTTNEAGINALAAYIINKFKESIKQLEHNDYDEYLLMWLSDKLFKMYHESQGTNKRIAFVYRITLNQAYEEYLEKYKQRWDFWGLLNIQQGLKEANLKYMSEFYKLLNNICNTIVDYKDNGAESKNLSKNSIGCRRQYRILYNNISECQSYLDLLNKLKGIYDDFRSRAIKNTDSKNKLATNLKKLTPEDGDELEAVRGFKSYDFNRPKCKFPKKKKKIDSSKKAKSPGPQASSQASGSENKGNMESTKQSGQKNGSDISKGTDDGTGDPGSASGGGQDSKVGDSGSGTEGTSGDERNPNSENEKKNGGAKEPGDPSGGKGSQVNGDDRGNSEPGGADTEKSGAESGSADKVSETGDPSKGKGDLKGGTGDVSGGEQIDQGSSDGGTKDTKSVQGGQISNDNQGGANTSQQGTSGGSDHGTGNQGASIHQGGDTGDDKGSQEGSDGDKGSTDNNPLNGGGEQGGQDDQKSQDGSRDSESGPGSEQNPTPNDPSPPKKDSPQTPKAPQTSQNPKEQTNPVESSQDPSGNKNSDKTDQQEAQKPVSNPVTKQENPGTELKGNGITGIDDGYVLKKYKKIVISIIVILIPITLTILYKYLSFGRRKELKKKTNMKKVINSIGGKKQIQIIIKSSSRKKQTKKSINSVHRKKPSLLNIYKIMQDDPVPFINLFFLLIFFVYKRKRNSIEL